A region of Pseudorasbora parva isolate DD20220531a chromosome 14, ASM2467924v1, whole genome shotgun sequence DNA encodes the following proteins:
- the LOC137040724 gene encoding SLAM family member 5-like, with protein MSLLLLCLFRSVVLVLIHQKMFGVFVLFCLSCCRLIGVFGAETNEIHSVSVIEGDSVTLHNDVSKVHEDNILWEYGAEKYIIAEIVRRFGLFSTYNGTDGRFRDRLKLDHQTGSLTITKIRTEHAGVYEVVISGTKRSSKAFRVSVNARLPVPLISRNCSSSSSSSSNCSLVCSVLNVSHVTLSWFKGNSLLSSISVSDLSISLSLPLEVEYQDKNTYSCVLNNPISNQTRHPDITQLCHTCAGTAARLI; from the exons ATGTCATTACttctgttgtgtttgtttaGATCAGTTGTGCTCGTGTTAATACATCAGAAAATGTTcggcgtgtttgttttgttctgtttgaGCTGCTGCCGTCTGATCG GTGTGTTTGGGGCCGAAACAAATGAAATACATTCAGTGTCAGTGATAGAGGGAGATTCTGTCACTTTACACAATGATGTTTCTAAAGTACATGAAGACAACATACTGTGGGAATATGGAGCTGAAAAGTACATTATAGCTGAAATCGTTAGAAGATTTGGATTATTCTCCACATATAACGGCACTGAcgggagattcagagacagactgaagctggatcatcaaactggatctctgaccatcacgaAAATCAGAACTGAACATGCTGGAGTTTATGAAGTGGTGATATCTGGAACAAAACGATCATCAAAAGCATTCAGAGtttctgtcaatg CTCGACTGCCTGTTCCTCTCATCAGCAGAAACTgttcttcatcttcatcatcatcctcaaattgttcactggtgtgttcggtgttgaatgtgagtcatgtgactctctcctggttcaaaggaaacagtttattgtccagcatcagtgtgtctgatctcagcatcagtctctctcttcctctggaggtggaatatcaggataaaaacacctacagctgtgtgCTGAACAATCCCATCAGCAACCAGACCAGACATCCCGACATCACTCAACTCTGCCACACATGTGCAGGTACGGCAGCACGGctgatataa
- the LOC137040725 gene encoding uncharacterized protein: protein MGKINFIFILISACVLLDCGVSGVYTDRLTVSVMEGDSLTLHTDVQTNQQDRIKWYFNAIRIAQINGNKSKICTDVQCNEGTERFRDRLKLDHQTGSLTIRSINTTDSGLYKLKIISSKSYDRTFSVSVRGVPDAEMNKMKTNVVKEGESVTFDLGEIRKPNDGMMWYFNDTCIAKITRNLSYNCKEVQCPERFRDRLKLDHQTGSLTITNITNTVTGLYKLLINRDRFSITKIFNVALNDSHVDDKAERLVLIYPLLLAIVAPAAAAAAAAAAGYTANRRDRLRGRALFR, encoded by the exons ATGGGGAAAATtaacttcatttttattttgatatcaGCGTGTGTTTTGCTCGACTGTG GTGTGTCTGGTGTTTATACAGACAGATTAACAGTGTCAGTGATGGAAGGAGATTCACTCACTCTACACACTGATGTTCAAACAAACCAACAAGACAGAATTAAATGGTACTTTAATGCCATCCGCATCGCTCAAATCAATGGAAATAAGAGTAAGATCTGTACAGATGTTCAGTGTAATGAAGGTACtgagagattcagagacagactgaagctggatcatcagactggatctctgaccatcagaAGCATCAACACCACAGACTCTGGACTCTATAAACTAAAGATCATCAGCAGCAAAAGCTATGATAGGACCTTTAGTGTTTCTGTCAGGG GTGTTCCTGATGCAGAGATGAATAAAATGAAGAcaaatgtagtgaaggagggagaatctgtcacttttgatcttGGTGAAATAAGAAAACCAAATGATGGGATGATGTGGTATTTTAATGATACTTGTATTGCTAAAATCACTAGAAATCTCAGTTATAACTGTAAAGAAGTTCAGTGTCCTGAGAGATTCAGAGACCgactgaagctggatcatcagactggatctctgaccatcacaaacatcacaaacacAGTCACTGGACTCTATAAACTACTGATCAACAGAGACAGATTCAGCATAACAAAGATCTTCAATGTCGCTCTTAATG ATTCTCATGTAGATGATAAAGCAGAAAGACTTGTTCTCATTTACCCGCTGCTGCTGGCCATAGTagctcctgctgctgctgctgctgctgctgctgctgctg GTTACACTGCGAACAGACGAGATCGACTGAGGGGCCGAGCATTATTTCGCTGA